The following coding sequences are from one Equus przewalskii isolate Varuska chromosome 23, EquPr2, whole genome shotgun sequence window:
- the LOC103554872 gene encoding quinone oxidoreductase-like protein 2 isoform X2, translating into MAAVVWGRGFSRAWLRRSAGPGCGRHYRAAVCTELKQPLAIEEVTPRPVRPHEVRVDVHFCGVNFADILVCRGQYQERPHLPFTPGMEFSGTVLETGTDVCTVKQGDRVIGVSGLNGMAEECVIDQKRLWQIPESIPLREAAALPASYGTAILALERRACTQPGETVLVTAAAGATGLAVIDVATNVLQAKVIAAAGSDEKCKLAMQRGAQSSVNYSQGSLKEAVKKLPGMGGQDCGGGFCWRNHRFCASQPLAPEECVCHGGDLGPIQRSELSSLLWKHFLGSSVLPARAHPAIHWSGF; encoded by the exons ATGGCGGCGGTGGTTTGGGGACGGGGCTTCTCTCGGGCCTGGCTCCGCAG GAGCGCCGGGCCGGGCTGCGGCCGACACTACCGCGCCGCGGTTTGCACCGAGTTGAAGCAGCCCCTGGCCATTGAGGAGGTCACCCCCCGCCCCGTCCGACCTCACGAG GTCAGAGTTGATGTCCATTTCTGTGGAGTTAATTTTGCTGATATTTTAGTCTGCCGTGGTCAGTATCAGGAAAGGCCCCATCTTCCCTTCACACCTG GAATGGAGTTTTCTGGGACAGTATTGGAGACAGGCACAGATGTCTGCACAGTGAAACAG GGAGATCGAGTCATTGGCGTGAGTGGCTTGAATGGGATGGCTGAAGAATGCGTCATTGACCAGAAG AGACTGTGGCAGATTCCAGAAAGCATCCCCCTCCGAGAAGCTGCTGCCTTGCCTGCATCTTATGGCACTGCTATTTTGGCCCTGGAGCGTCGGGCCTGTACCCAGCCTGG GGAAACGGTTTTAGTGACAGCAGCAGCTGGAGCCACAGGCCTTGCTGTGATAGATGTGGCAACAAATGTTCTTCAGGCCAAG GTAATAGCTGCAGCCGGAAGTGACGAGAAGTGCAAGCTGGCGATGCAGAGGGGTGCACAGTCCAGCGTGAACTACAGTCAGGGCAGCCTGAAGGAGGCAGTGAAGAAGCTG cCTGGCATGGGAGGGCAGGATTGTGGTGGTGGGTTTTGCTGGAGGAACCATCGCTTCTGTGCCAGCCAACCTCTTGCTCCTGAAGAATGTGTCTGCCATGGGGGTGATCTGGGGCCGATACAAAGATCAGaactttcctctcttctctggaaGCATTTCCTCGGCTCTTCAGTACTGCCAGCAAGGGCGCATCCAGCCATACATTGGAGCGGTTTTTAA
- the LOC103554872 gene encoding quinone oxidoreductase-like protein 2 isoform X1 — MAAVVWGRGFSRAWLRRSAGPGCGRHYRAAVCTELKQPLAIEEVTPRPVRPHEVRVDVHFCGVNFADILVCRGQYQERPHLPFTPGMEFSGTVLETGTDVCTVKQRLWQIPESIPLREAAALPASYGTAILALERRACTQPGETVLVTAAAGATGLAVIDVATNVLQAKVIAAAGSDEKCKLAMQRGAQSSVNYSQGSLKEAVKKLVGSGGVNVVIDTVGGDVFLEALHSLAWEGRIVVVGFAGGTIASVPANLLLLKNVSAMGVIWGRYKDQNFPLFSGSISSALQYCQQGRIQPYIGAVFKLEEVNDAFLHVMQRKSTGKVLLSLK, encoded by the exons ATGGCGGCGGTGGTTTGGGGACGGGGCTTCTCTCGGGCCTGGCTCCGCAG GAGCGCCGGGCCGGGCTGCGGCCGACACTACCGCGCCGCGGTTTGCACCGAGTTGAAGCAGCCCCTGGCCATTGAGGAGGTCACCCCCCGCCCCGTCCGACCTCACGAG GTCAGAGTTGATGTCCATTTCTGTGGAGTTAATTTTGCTGATATTTTAGTCTGCCGTGGTCAGTATCAGGAAAGGCCCCATCTTCCCTTCACACCTG GAATGGAGTTTTCTGGGACAGTATTGGAGACAGGCACAGATGTCTGCACAGTGAAACAG AGACTGTGGCAGATTCCAGAAAGCATCCCCCTCCGAGAAGCTGCTGCCTTGCCTGCATCTTATGGCACTGCTATTTTGGCCCTGGAGCGTCGGGCCTGTACCCAGCCTGG GGAAACGGTTTTAGTGACAGCAGCAGCTGGAGCCACAGGCCTTGCTGTGATAGATGTGGCAACAAATGTTCTTCAGGCCAAG GTAATAGCTGCAGCCGGAAGTGACGAGAAGTGCAAGCTGGCGATGCAGAGGGGTGCACAGTCCAGCGTGAACTACAGTCAGGGCAGCCTGAAGGAGGCAGTGAAGAAGCTGGTGGGCAGTGGTGGGGTGAATGTGGTCATTGACACCGTGGGAGGAGATGTCTTCCTGGAGGCTCTCCACAG cCTGGCATGGGAGGGCAGGATTGTGGTGGTGGGTTTTGCTGGAGGAACCATCGCTTCTGTGCCAGCCAACCTCTTGCTCCTGAAGAATGTGTCTGCCATGGGGGTGATCTGGGGCCGATACAAAGATCAGaactttcctctcttctctggaaGCATTTCCTCGGCTCTTCAGTACTGCCAGCAAGGGCGCATCCAGCCATACATTGGAGCGGTTTTTAAGCTGGAGGAG
- the LOC103554872 gene encoding quinone oxidoreductase-like protein 2 isoform X3, with the protein MAAVVWGRGFSRAWLRRSAGPGCGRHYRAAVCTELKQPLAIEEVTPRPVRPHEVRVDVHFCGVNFADILVCRGQYQERPHLPFTPGMEFSGTVLETGTDVCTVKQGDRVIGVSGLNGMAEECVIDQKRLWQIPESIPLREAAALPASYGTAILALERRACTQPGETVLVTAAAGATGLAVIDVATNVLQAKVIAAAGSDEKCKLAMQRGAQSSVNYSQGSLKEAVKKLVGSGGVNVVIDTVGGDVFLEALHSLAWEGRIVVVGFAGGTIASVPANLLLLKNVSAMGVIWGRYKDQNFPLFSGSISSALQYCQQGRIQPYIGAVFKLEEVNDAFLHVMQRKSTGKVLLSLK; encoded by the exons ATGGCGGCGGTGGTTTGGGGACGGGGCTTCTCTCGGGCCTGGCTCCGCAG GAGCGCCGGGCCGGGCTGCGGCCGACACTACCGCGCCGCGGTTTGCACCGAGTTGAAGCAGCCCCTGGCCATTGAGGAGGTCACCCCCCGCCCCGTCCGACCTCACGAG GTCAGAGTTGATGTCCATTTCTGTGGAGTTAATTTTGCTGATATTTTAGTCTGCCGTGGTCAGTATCAGGAAAGGCCCCATCTTCCCTTCACACCTG GAATGGAGTTTTCTGGGACAGTATTGGAGACAGGCACAGATGTCTGCACAGTGAAACAG GGAGATCGAGTCATTGGCGTGAGTGGCTTGAATGGGATGGCTGAAGAATGCGTCATTGACCAGAAG AGACTGTGGCAGATTCCAGAAAGCATCCCCCTCCGAGAAGCTGCTGCCTTGCCTGCATCTTATGGCACTGCTATTTTGGCCCTGGAGCGTCGGGCCTGTACCCAGCCTGG GGAAACGGTTTTAGTGACAGCAGCAGCTGGAGCCACAGGCCTTGCTGTGATAGATGTGGCAACAAATGTTCTTCAGGCCAAG GTAATAGCTGCAGCCGGAAGTGACGAGAAGTGCAAGCTGGCGATGCAGAGGGGTGCACAGTCCAGCGTGAACTACAGTCAGGGCAGCCTGAAGGAGGCAGTGAAGAAGCTGGTGGGCAGTGGTGGGGTGAATGTGGTCATTGACACCGTGGGAGGAGATGTCTTCCTGGAGGCTCTCCACAG cCTGGCATGGGAGGGCAGGATTGTGGTGGTGGGTTTTGCTGGAGGAACCATCGCTTCTGTGCCAGCCAACCTCTTGCTCCTGAAGAATGTGTCTGCCATGGGGGTGATCTGGGGCCGATACAAAGATCAGaactttcctctcttctctggaaGCATTTCCTCGGCTCTTCAGTACTGCCAGCAAGGGCGCATCCAGCCATACATTGGAGCGGTTTTTAAGCTGGAGGAG